The DNA window GTCAATGATCAAGACGCGCTGTCCCGGTTGGATGGCGTCCACATGCATCTCTAAGGCGTCTTTTCCGTATTCGAGATCGTATTCCTGCTTCTTCTTGTTCCAGGGAAGTTTCCCCGGTTTCCGGACCGGCACGAAGCCGGCGCCCAAATCGTTGGCGACCGCCGCACCAAAAATGAATCCCCGGGATTCGATTCCGCACACAATCTCAACCTTTTTTCGCTCGAACGGTTCAACCAAAGCCTCCAGAACC is part of the Bdellovibrionota bacterium genome and encodes:
- a CDS encoding adenine phosphoribosyltransferase, yielding MKAITDRIRKVPDFPKKGILFYDVTPVLQDPVSFGAVLEALVEPFERKKVEIVCGIESRGFIFGAAVANDLGAGFVPVRKPGKLPWNKKKQEYDLEYGKDALEMHVDAIQPGQRVLIID